TTAGAAACAGTAATTCGCCAATAGCTTTATCTCATGGCAAATAATATTTCTCCAAACTTGGTTTCGCAAGTGATATTCGGGATATTTATAGTACTCATCTTGACGATAACAGGGACTCCATTACCCCTGAGCATCGTCTTGGGTATCATCGGTGGTTTCACCTTAGGTTGGGTGACAACAGCCAGTAAAAATAACCCCCAACCCCAATCTGTAGCCTCCTCTGATGGGATTGATGCAGGGCTGAAATATTGGTTATTTTTTTTACTAGGCTTTACCTTGTTACGCTATCCACCACACATAAGTATCTTGTTGGGGGGAATAGCTGGTTTAGGCGGTGGCTGGATTATTGCTTGGTGGGGAAGCAAAGAAGAGACGAGAACTCAATTACAAGTTCAAGAGTCAGAAACTGACGACGCTGAACAGCCCAGAGGGAGAGTCACCAAACAGCAAAGCAGAAAACCCACCCGTCGTTTTCGGCGCCCTACTGGAAGTTTTAATTTCAAGTTTTGGGAAAGGTAAAATTGGGGGATTGGGTATTGGGAGTTAGGAGTTAGGAGTTAGGAGTTAGGAGTTAGGAGTTAGGAGTAATGAGTAATGAGTAATGAGTAATGAGTAATGAGTTAGGAGTTATTATTCTCCCCATCTTCCTCAGTCCCCAGCGATGCACTGAGCTTGCCGAAGTGTCCCCAGCGATGCACTGAGCTTGCCGAAGTGTCCCCAGCGATGCACTGAGCTTGCCGAAGTGTCCCCATTCCCCATCCCCCAATATGTTTTTATATCTCTCCAAGTTGCTACCACTATTTTTTTATCCCCTGGGACTAGCCTGTGTGAGTTTAATAGTGGCGTTGGTGATGTTGTGGAAAAGACCCCGAATTGCTGCAGGTGCGATCGCCTTGGCGTTAACTTTGTTGTTATTGAGTAGTAATGGCTGGGTTTCTAATTTACTGGTGCGATCGCTAGAATGGCAAAATATTCCCCCCGCTCAATTACCCAATGCAGACGCGATTGTGGTGTTGGGTGGTGGAACTAAATCACCAACTTGGCCCCGTCCAACGGTCGATTTAAGCGAAGAAGGCGATCGCGTCATTTACGCCGCTCAACTCTATCGTCAGCAAAAAGCTCCTATAATTATTCTCAGTGGTGGTCGCATCAATTGGCGTGGCACTGGTTCCCCAGAGTCAGCAGATATGG
The Gloeotrichia echinulata CP02 DNA segment above includes these coding regions:
- a CDS encoding YdcF family protein, producing MFLYLSKLLPLFFYPLGLACVSLIVALVMLWKRPRIAAGAIALALTLLLLSSNGWVSNLLVRSLEWQNIPPAQLPNADAIVVLGGGTKSPTWPRPTVDLSEEGDRVIYAAQLYRQQKAPIIILSGGRINWRGTGSPESADMATVLTSIGIPSRAIVQEPDSLNTYQNAVNVRKILESRQIRNVLLVTSAMHMPRASKIFQRQGIQAIPAPTDFLVTQGNMEEMTSTPKGAILNLLPETDDLHKFTRALKEYVGLFVYSLRGWL